The nucleotide sequence TTGACTTTCTATAATATTGAGAAAACCCCAAGGGCTGTACCACCACATTCTGACACCCCTAAGCCCAGACTGGGATGGATGTTCCCACTCACAACACAGCACTCACCTGGAATTGCTGGCAGGGATAGCGATGAAGGTCCATGTAAAGGCACGAACAGAACCTTTTGACTTTCTCACGACTTCAAAAAAAACCGACAAACAACAATACCTCCTTAGAGTGACACATGCTTTACATGCTCACACAGTGTTAGTCAGGGTCTGCCTTGGTACTCATGCTGAAGGGAACACTTGTCCCCTGGGAATCAAGCCTTCCAGAATGGAGGGGGCAAAATTGGGAGCAGCCTTCTCCCAGTGACAGGGACCCTGCTATGTGTCGGGCTCTGTGACAACTACTTCACAAGTTCCTTTAGTTCATTTTTCACAGCTACCCAAGAGGTGGATATTATTAACCCcgtttttcaaatgaagaaacttagaggttaagtaactggcccaagTTCACAGAGTAAGTATCTGGGATGAGAGACATCAAACTCCACAGCCTGTGTCCCTGTGCCTGCTGTGCGGGGCAGACAGGCATGGACGCAGGTCAGACCAGGACGGTTTGGAGGCAGAGTGGGGactgaagaacacagagggagtaggaagagaggggaagggatcaGGGAAGCTGGGAGAGTTCTGAGGGGGAGCCCagccagggagagggagcagtggggcATCTAGTGGAGACTCCACATACACTCACCTTCCTTGAACACCTCATTGACAGAGAAGCACAGCACCCTTTCCTGAAAGGGAAGAGCCCAGGGGCTCAGTCACCACCTAAGCCTCCTACCCACCTGCAGCTTTCTGGGCCTGCctgagggaggaagcaggtgCTCACCGTTTGGAGCCACATGTCCACCAGAAAGGAGCTGAAGTCATGCTGAGTTCTGGGCAACACACAGAGAGAGCGCACGATGTCATGTTTTGTACTCTTCAACAGCTGAAGCCGCAGGTCTGTGGGGGGAGGAGAGCGAAGGTCAGGGACTGCCACATCCTGGGTCTTGACTGACCCCTCCATGACCCCTTTCCCTGCCCAATCTTCCCACACGCACAGGGGTCCTTGAGTTTCTTTATATTCCTGTTATCCCTGACGTACTCGCACAAGATGCTTctaggagagaaagaggaacaggAGGTGGTGGTCTATCCACTGGGTGTTTCCAAGAGCTGGCCTGTGTCTGCTGGGGAGCTACAGGGCCCAGGAACAGAGTCTGAGCTGCGATACTCACGGAGCTGGGTCCTTGGGGTTGAAAGGGACGCTCAGGGAAAAGCAGGCCTTGTCAAGGTAAGCACCGAGAAGACCCTGTTGGTCTCCAGAGTCATAGGTCAGGTAATATCTGTGGGGGAACAGAAGGGACAAGCTGCCTGTGTGACTCGGGCTCCAAATGAGACTTCAAAGACCCAAGAAGCAGACCTGAGCTTAGGTGGCATCCCCCGGCCCAGCCGTCCCCTTCCTCAGATTCCCAGGAGTATTTACCGCCACAGGAATTGCAGGACTAGACTCTTCAGCGCATCAGATTCAAAGAAGCTTCCCTGAAATTTCAACAGTTTTCAGGACCACAGCTGATACCCCTCCTCATGCACCGCATAAATCTCTGCTTGGTCCTCCCGCCTCACCTTGCAGGTTGGTAGCCTCTTGTGGGCTTCAATACCAAAGTTAGTTGGTGGGCGTGACTCCTGGCCatcctggggaagggaagagcaAGTCAGCAGTGCTGACCAGGAGCTGGTGCTGGATCATCAGGGAAAAGGATGGGTCCAGCAGGGGGTAAGGGTCAGAGGTCAGGTGTGAAAGGGCCCTGCAAATTCCACAGGCAAGGTTACATTTGGGATCATCATCAAGGTGTCCCTGAAGCCTTTGGAGAATGTTGTTGAATAAGACTGAGAGCCTTTGTCAGGTTCCCACATAGGTGTGTACCACCACCCTCCCACCATGAGGTTTAAGGCTCATGTTCAAAAATGTAACTTGGGAAAGACCTAAAGGGGTTCAGACCAGGTTGTGGGCAGTGTCAGTGTCAGTTAGAGGAGTCAATGATCATGGAATACAATTACCAAGCTTAAAAACTTGGGGAACAATTCCAGGATAGAGCTGCCCAAatcaagacaaaacagaaaagtgaaaCTGTGGAGGTGTCCTTCCTCATGAAAGCAAGCAGATTTACATCAGAGACACAGCCCAGGGTGTCCCACCTACACTCCTGTGTTGCAGCCCTCCAGGGCCCTGGGCACCTCCCCCATGGACTGACCCATAGGAAGAGGGCTTGCttgctctctctcactttctccctccccgcctcctccccttcccccttggTAGCTCTCACCTAGACTGCTCTGACTCCTTTCCCATGCACATCACAGCATGTGGAGCCCAGGTCCAgggcttccttcccctccctgccccccttcCTTCTTCCAAGACCTCACTGAAGGCTCCAAAGAGGAGAGGGAATGGGGTGGGAGCCCACGGCTCTGCTACCTCACTGGAGGTCCAGCATTCTGCCAGGAGCAGGACACCCCCAGGGATGGCCCATGATGCTGGAGCATGGAGGTGAGTGAGGCTGGCCTCAAGAGGCTGGGAGGGAAGAGTAGTGGATGAGAACAGAGAGGGAGTGGAGGTAGGAGGACAGAGATGACAGGAACATAGGGGAGTAgagacaaaggagagagagaaagcaaagcaaagcaaagggaagagaaagaagctcTGCCCTGGTGGTGGGggtcagggaagaagagagaagaaaggtgtAATGGCTCCCCTGCTGCAGCCCTTTCCTTCACCCACCCTGGCTGGCCCTGGACCTGAGGTCAGAATGGAAAAGGTGCACTTGTTGGGCTGGGGACTCATTGGATGCTGGTTGACACTTTGTCACCTGTGTGAGCTCAGTCTGAGCTGAGAATGGGAAATGGAGCAGCCACAGGAGCAAGAGACCTTCCCCAGAAAGAGTAAAGGGTCAGGTCCCAGCTCAGCAAGAGGCTGAGGGTCTGTGGCCCCCTCTATGACCACCGACTCCTCTCCTGATGGCCCCTGTGCAGCTGTGCCTGTCTTAGTCGAGTCCTTGTCTGAGGAATCACACCCATCTTGGGAGACCCAGGGATACTCTGAAGGTCCAAGCAGGATGATGTAACTTGTGGAGGGAGGGAAGTGTCCCTGAGAGGCCTGTCCTCTAAACACAGGTGagggacacagagaaagagatggcAGGGCCTGTGGTCCTCCCAGAAGACCAAGACTGCTGCTTCCTGCAAACAGTCACTGTCAGGAGTAACTCAGGCTCCCAGGAGGCAACAGAGGGTACAACTGACCTTATGTTGGTTGACTTATCTGGGAAGGTGGTGCACAGGGAGTTTCTGTCTGTGCTCATCTCTTCTGGCTCCAGCCCTTTACCCTTGTCCAACTTCCCTGCAGACTTCACCTGTGATTATAAGGAGCAACAACGTGGACCAGAGGAAGAGAGCCAGGATGACCCTGCACCCCAGTTCCTATGTTTGCTAACAAATCCACTTCCAGCCTCTTGCCACCACCCCATGAgccctcccaccttcccttcAAAGAAGGATCTGGGTACTGAACCTCACCTCGTTGCTGGGGAGGTTCAAGTTCTTGATGTTGGAGGCATTCTGCACATTGTTGGACAGGCCAACCAGCTGGCAGGGTTTCGTGTTGCTCAGGTTCCAGGGCAAAAGCTATGATGAGGAAAGAGTTAGAGTGAGGATCCCAACCAGGGATATCTGAGACCAATCTGCCTCTTCTACCTGAACTCTGCCCCCCTCACCATCAATCCCAGCAGTGGGCCCAAGTCCTCACCTTGGGCATGTTCTCTCCGTGGATCTGCAGGGAGGCAACCGTGTCATTTCTAGGATTCGGTACCATTTCCACACCAAGGGTCATCAAGTCTCCAGGAGGCCGAGAGGAGGGAATGAGAAGGCTGAGAGGGGCCCAGCTGGTACAGCCCCAGCACCAACCCCTCCCCAGGTTTCCATCCCTAAGTCTCCTTCCCAACAGTTAGACccctctgccctcaccctccCTAGAATTACTGCTGGAGCCTACCAGGGTCAAAGCGGAGTTTGTGGATGTCAAGAGACTGCCGGGAGACATCATATAGTTTGTGCATGGTCAGCTGCAGAGTTAGAGATGGGAGATTTAGTGGCTCTGAGTCTGAGGTGGTGAAGGGAGGTAGTAGGCGGGGGTGGAAGAGGTGGGTCTGCATGTGAGTGCACAACTCGTTTGAGTCTGCACTAACTTTATCTGCTTTGCCTTTTCTGACTTCAGCTCCTTCTGCACAGAGCAGGGAGCATCAGAGGGGCTGACAAAGATAGATATCTGCAAAAAACACAAGAGGGGCTGGGTAAGCACCAGGA is from Equus asinus isolate D_3611 breed Donkey chromosome X, EquAss-T2T_v2, whole genome shotgun sequence and encodes:
- the LOC106824866 gene encoding LOW QUALITY PROTEIN: nuclear RNA export factor 3-like (The sequence of the model RefSeq protein was modified relative to this genomic sequence to represent the inferred CDS: substituted 1 base at 1 genomic stop codon) is translated as MWTDRMPPEREREEKGQDGTPGTWFKITVPFGIKYDEKWLLNLIQKKCSVPFTLVKFHYEKMQVQFFVDNANIAFALKNINGKIXDMNNERISIFVSPSDAPCSVQKELKSEKAKQIKLLTMHKLYDVSRQSLDIHKLRFDPDLMTLGVEMVPNPRNDTVASLQIHGENMPKVKSAGKLDKGKGLEPEEMSTDRNSLCTTFPDKSTNISSILELFPKFLSLDGQESRPPTNFGIEAHKRLPTCKGSFFESDALKSLVLQFLWRYYLTYDSGDQQGLLGAYLDKACFSLSVPFNPKDPAPSILCEYVRDNRNIKKLKDPYLRLQLLKSTKHDIVRSLCVLPRTQHDFSSFLVDMWLQTERVLCFSVNEVFKEVVRKSKGSVRAFTWTFIAIPASNSSHEPKGPGLKVLSPPSSLAVSSIYISTPQCLKIIEEGLNSWTTLKSRLCSLRPDYLLSTTSQ